In Aspergillus fumigatus Af293 chromosome 4, whole genome shotgun sequence, one genomic interval encodes:
- the rglA gene encoding putative rhamnogalacturonase B, whose product MLSKATLLLFLPSWARVTYAAFGITTTSSSYVIDANSPNPLKFTVNRSNCDITSINFYGAELQYQGTGSHIGSGLGSASVSATQSGDYIKVTCSTSTLTHYFVVHNGDPIIHMATYITAEPSIGELRFIARLNNELLPNEEPFGEVSNTSGGTAIEGSDVFLVNGQTRSKFYSSERFIDDHRHCVSGSAHRVCMILNQYESSSGGPFHRDINTNNGGQYNALYWYMNSGHVQTEANRMGLHGPYSMYFSRSGTPGTNIDTSFFANLDIQGYVPDSARGKVSGKASGADSTFKWVVHWYNDEAQYWTYTASDGSFTSPAMKPGTYTMVYYQGEYKVASTSVSVSAGSTTTKNISGSVTTGKTIFKIGEWDGQPTGFRNAANQLRMHPSDSRMSSWGPLTYTVGSSSLSDFPMAIFKSVNSPVTIKFTASSSQTGAATLRIGTTLSFAGGRPQVTVNSWTGPIPSAPKDLNSRGVTRGAYRGLGEVYDVAIPAGTIVAGTNTITISVVSGSSGDAFLSPNFIFDCVELFQ is encoded by the exons ATGCTGTCGAAAGCTACGCTTTTGCTGTTCCTTCCCTCCTGGGCTCGCGTCACCTATGCGGCCTTTGGCATCACTACGACCAGCAGCTCCTATGTCATCGATGCCAACTCGCCGAATCCGTTGAAGTTCACCGTCAACCGGTCGAACTGCGACATCACATCGATCAACTTCTACGGCGCCGAGCTGCAGTATCAAGGCACAGGCAGTCACATTGGGTCAGGTCTCGGATCTGCATCCGTCTCTGCCACTCAGAGCG GCGATTATATCAAGGTTACCTGCTCGACAAGTACCTTGACTCATTACTTCGTCGTGCACAACGGAGACCCCATCATTCATATGGCCACCTATATTACTGCGG AACCCTCTATTGGTGAGCTGCGGTTCATTGCTCGTCTCAACAACGAGCTCCTCCCCAACGAGGAGCCATTTGGTGAAGTCTCCAACACCTCTGGCGGTACCGCCATTGAGGGCTCGGATGTG TTCCTGGTCAATGGTCAGACCCGTAGCAAGTTCTACTCGAGCGAGCGATTCATCGACGACCACAGACACT GTGTCTCTGGCAGCGCGCATCGCGTGTGCATGATCCTGAACCAATACGAATCCTCGTCCGGCGGTCCTTTCCACCG CGATATCAATACCAACAACGGAGGCCAATACAACGCCCTCTACTGGTACATG AACTCCGGCCACGTCCAAACAGAAGCGAATCGCATGGGGCTGCACGGCCCATATTCGATGTACTTTAGTCGCAGCGGCACTCCGGGCACCAACATTGATACGTCTTTCTTTGCGAATCTTGATATTCAGGGCTACGTCCCGGACAGTGCCCGAGGCAAGGTGTCTGGAAAGGCATCGGGTGCTGATTCCACGTTCAAATGGGTTGTTCACTG GTACAACGATGAGGCGCAGTACTGGACCTATACGGCCTCTGACGGCAGCTTCACCTCTCCCGCCATGAAGCCCGGAACCTATACCATGGTGTACTACCAGGGCGAATACAAGGTTGCCTCGACCTCTGTCTCCGTGTCGGCCGGCTCGACGACCACCAAGAACATCTCCGGGTCCGTGACGACCGGCAAGACCATCTTCAAGATCGGCGAATGGGACGGCCA GCCCACCGGCTTCCGCAACGCTGCAAACCAGCTAAGGATGCACCCGTCCGACTCGCGCATGTCCAGCTGGGGCCCGCTCACCTACACCGTCGGAAGCTCCTCGCTGTCTGACTTCCCCATGGCTATCTTCAAGTCGGTCAACAGCCCCGTCACGATCAAGTTCACCGCGTCGTCCTCGCAGACCGGCGCCGCCACGCTGCGCATCGGCACGACCCTGTCTTTTGCGGGTGGTCGCCCCCAAGTCACG GTCAACTCGTGGACCGGACCGATTCCCTCCGCCCCCAAAGACCTCAACTCGCGCGGTGTTACTCGCGGTGCGTACAGGGGGCTCGGTGAGGTGTATGATGTTGCGATTCCGGCCGGCACGATCGTTGCGGGCACCAACACG ATTACCATTAGTGTCGTCTCTGGCAGCTCCGGAGACGCGTTCCTCAGTCCTAACTTT ATCTTCGACTGCGTCGAGCTGTTCCAGTAG
- a CDS encoding putative serine peptidase, family S28, which translates to MKLHSPWLAAMKLAVIFDPVTGIGLPASTLGRDLRLAAELGLDSHLAMNDPETFRSMIADSVGSISAAEHTEMLIDHEDPSVGTYRNRFWVNEDFYISGSPIMVYDIGEATAEYSVSLLTNSSSWLSLLLQEFNAMGIVWEHRYYGGSLPYPVSQDMPVEHLKYLTTEQALADIPYFAANFSRLNHPDFDLTPRGTPWIMIGGSYPGIRAAITRNKYPDTIFAAYASSAPVQAQLNMSVYYEQIYRAIVGNGYSNCTKDIQAALKYIDGQLSNKRTFALIKRLFLGPDAEKNSNEDFTTALVTLYGPFQAHGLWSGNQSLPDFCNYLELDPATNQSAGPEGLSPIHGSKYVAERWASFPYFISLVNRMYGTNCNGLNASEPLSCDFSQTNTIPELISWTWQYCTEWGFFQSNNFGSHALLSSYQTLEYQQELCYRQFPNAVQAGVLPPRPQTESLNEKFGGWTIRPSNVYFSGGQFDPWRTFSVLSDEDWAPQGVNFTTEIPACGVPTSKDAIFGYIMENAVHCPDFRLTPDAAVSRNYFSRALKQWLPCFRRSQSRQSH; encoded by the exons ATGAAGCTCCATTCACCATGGCTCGCTGCAATGAAGCTTGCAGTTATCTTTGACCCTGTCACAGGCATTGGACTACCAGCGTCCACGCTAGGAAGAGACCTGCGCCTCGCCGCTGAATTGGGCTTGGACTCTCATCTCGCAATGAATGACCCTGAAACCTTCCGTTCCATGATTGCCGATTCTGTGGGATCCATAAGTGCAGCAGAACACACAGAG ATGCTCATTGACCACGAGGATCCCTCAGTTGGCACCTATCGAAACAGGTTTTGGGTCAATGAAGACTTCTACATCTCTGGGAGTCCGATTATGGTCTATGATATTGGAGAGGCTACAGCCGAGTACTCGGTTTCTTTGTTGACAAATTCCTCATCCTGGCTCAGTCTGCTGTTGCAGGAATTTAACGCTATGGGGATTGTGTGGGAGCACAG ATATTATGGAGGCTCACTCCCATACCCCGTCAGCCAGGATATGCCCGTGGAGCACTTGAAGTATCTCACCACCGAACAGGCTCTTGCTGATATCCCATATTTTGCGGCAAATTTCAGCCGGCTGAATCATCCTGATTTCGATCTGACACCCAGAGGAACCCCTTGGATTATGATCGGTGGATCCTATCCTGGTATCCGTGCTGCGATCACTCGCAACAAATACCCCGATACCATATTTGCAGCTTATGCTTCGTCCGCCCCCGTCCAGGCTCAACTCAATATGAGCGTGTACTATGAGCAGATTTACCGCGCTATTGTGGGCAACGGGTACAGTAACTGTACCAAGGACATCCAGGCTGCTCTTAAGTACATCGATGGCCAGTTATCCAACAAAAGGACGTTCGCATTGATCAAACGGCTTTTTCTTGGACccgatgcggagaagaacaGCAATGAAGACTTCACCACGGCTTTGGTCACTCTTTACGGACCTTTTCAAGCTCACGGTCTTTGGAGTGGTAATCAAAGCTTGCCCGATTTCTGCAACTACCTTGAGCTGGACCCGGCGACAAACCAATCGGCAGGACCGGAGGGTCTCTCCCCAATCCACGGCAGCAAATATGTTGCAGAGCGATGGGCGTCATTTCCTTACTTCATATCGCTGGTCAACAGGATGTATGGGACTAACTGCAACGGTCTTAATGCATCAGAGCCTTTATCATGCGATTTCAGTCAAACAAACACCATCCCTGAGTTGATCAGCTGGACTTGGCAATATTGCACCGAATGGGGCTTTTTCCAGAGCAACAACTTTGGCTCTCATGCGCTTCTTTCCTCATATCAGACCCTGGAGTATCAACAGGAACTCTGTTATCGCCAGTTCCCAAATGCCGTCCAGGCTGGCGTTCTACCGCCACGACCACAGACGGAAAGCTTGAACGAAAAGTTCGGCGGCTGGACTATCCGACCGTCCAACGTGTATTTCAGCGGGGGGCAATTTGATCCCTGGAGAACATTTTCGGTGCTATCTGATGAAGATTGGGCTCCACAGGGAGTCAATTTCACCACTGAGATACCGGCCTGTGGGGTCCCCACCAGCAAAGACGCGATCTTTGGGTACATTATGGAGAACGCGGTGCACTGCCCCGACTTTCGCCTCACCCCAGACGCGGCAGTCTCCCGGAATTACTTTAGCAGGGCCTTGAAACAATGGCTGCCATGTTTCAGGCGTAGCCAGTCCCGGCAGTCACATTGA
- a CDS encoding cytochrome P450 → MLAPAVALFAAVYTTFLVLRYFQQLYKHRKQARSLRCQPPADGEAGFLGIASFLRLRKAAKEKRWIELIAEQYGKYGNTFTQTIFGQPLVSTIEPENLKALLATQFNDFELGTRHREFYPLLGDGIFTLDGAGWSHARALLRPQFTRDQVADLDLMDGHVSRLIDLVPKDGSAFDIQRLFFLLTIDSATHFLFGESVGSLHAGTDTGLLGRSAVGNAEGFAEAFNKAQEYLAARSRAVVFYWMINPKEFRDANKRVHEVVDHYVQLALESRRNPEKKQPGGRYIFAEALAAENDNPKVLRDNMLNILLAGRDTTASLLSSTFFYLARHPNVWIKLRQVIVDAFGDAEHPKEEITQTKLKDIPYLRYVLNEVLRLLPPVPANFRVANKDTTLPVGGGPDQKSPVYIRKGTIVTYSVYAMHRRTDFYGPDANEFRPERWEENGKRGWEYLPFNGGPRICLGQQYALTEASFTIVKLLQRFDRIENGDPDLIEPIQQTNLTLAHDRGVYIRLYSSKAL, encoded by the exons ATGCTGGCCCCTGCTGTCGCACTATTCGCGGCAGTATACACCACCTTCCTGGTCCTCCGTTACTTCCAGCAACTCTACAAGCATCGCAAACAGGCTCGATCCCTGCGCTGTCAGCCCCCCGCCGACGGTGAAGCGGGCTTCTTGGGCATCGCTTCTTTTCTACGACTGAGAAAAgctgccaaggagaagagatggattgAGCTCATCGCCGAGCAGTATGGAAAGTACGGTAACACATTTACACAGACGATCTTTGGACAACCGCTGGTGTCTACGATTGAGCCGGAGAATCTCAAGGCTCTGCTCGCGACCCAGTTCAATGATTTCGAGCTCGGCACGAGACACCGAGAGTTTTATCCGTTACTCGGAGACGGAATCTTCACGCTGGATGGAGCAGGATGGTCGCATGCGCGTGCGCTATTACGACCCCAGTTTACAAGGGACCAA GTGGCCGATTTGGACTTGATGGACGGCCACGTCTCCAGACTGATTGACCTAGTTCCGAAAGACGGCTCGGCGTTTGATATCCAGCGGttgttcttcctcctcacgATCGATTCGGCGACTCATTTCCTCTTTGGCGAATCGGTAGGCTCTCTGCACGCTGGCACAGACACGGGCCTTCTGGGTAGATCAGCCGTCGGTAACGCGGAGGGCTTCGCAGAGGCGTTCAACAAGGCTCAGGAGTATCTCGCCGCGAGGTCCCGAGCGGTCGTCTTCTACTGGATGATCAACCCCAAGGAGTTCCGCGATGCCAACAAGCGCGTCCATGAGGTCGTCGACCACTATGTCCAGCTCGCTCTCGAGTCTCGGCGGAatccggagaagaagcagcctGGAGGCCGGTATATTTTTGCTGAGGCGCTGGCCGCCGAGAACGACAATCCGAAGGTGTTGAGGGACAACATGCTCAACATCCTGTTAGCGGGGCGCGATACAACCGCCAGCCTGCTGAGCTCGACTTTCTTCTACCTGGCTCGCCATCCGAACGTGTGGATCAAACTTCGTCAGGTTATTGTGGATGCCTTCGGCGACGCCGAGCAccccaaggaggagatcacACAGACAAAGCTCAAGGATATTCCGTATCTGCGATATGTGCTGAACGAAG TCCTGCGGCTCCTGCCACCCGTCCCTGCCAACTTCCGCGTCGCCAACAAGGACACGACCTTACCTGTTGGAGGTGGGCCGGATCAAAAGTCCCCCGTCTACATCCGCAAGGGCACAATAGTCACCTACAGTGTATATGCCATGCACCGCCGGACAGACTTCTATGGTCCGGACGCGAACGAGTTCCGACCCGAACGCTGGGAAGAAAACGGCAAACGAGGATGGGAGTATCTTCCCTTTAACGGCGGTCCGAGAATCTGCCTTGGCC AACAATACGCACTCACGGAGGCCAGCTTCACGATTGTCAAGTTACTTCAGCGATTTGATCGGATTGAGAACGGGGATCCGGATCTGATTGAGCCAATCCAGCAGACGAATCTCACTCTGGCGCATGATAGAGGTGTATATATCAGACTGTACTCGTCGAAGGCACTCTGA
- a CDS encoding RNA polymerase II mediator complex subunit MED27 domain-containing protein — MASISKPSSQPPATGVIVPKMEHPPQTTTPAEVPERDNLSGEAWTSEMQYVSSLAKLQKMEATIHQLRTLLSGRLIEPIIPIINPKVASRRPLPKSPRVLFEQLSQTARASVAEVQEFQAMWRSPEMKAIWDHVDARIKQNGGQLLQPTGMWEQDYDVLLEELEKEEQAQKEQQQRAKEEEERAKIQGVEGGWRTIVETFTRRNLPGIRVMAHQDQPRITVVSVKAGMAFQLQAVNGDGHDMVDWRVQELAAPGRPKTKLETAVAACLNARPRQWDLAYLLDMIASYSDVKQTPCVKCGKMTDNAAQLPSVRRPNPLQSSQGQPVLWEAYHPTCIDPPPSSRPTFS, encoded by the exons ATGGCCTCTATTTCAAAACCCAGTTCACAACCCCCAGCGACAGGCGTCATTGTCCCTAAAATGGAGCATCCTCCCCAAACTACAACCCCCGCCGAAGTCCCTGAGAGGGACAATTTGAGCGGTGAAGCCTGGACCTCAGAGATGCAGTATGTGTCGTCACTGGCGAAGTTGCAGAAGATGGAGGCGACG ATTCACCAACTACGGACTCTACTCTCTGGGCGTCTCATAGAGCCAATaatccccatcatcaacccCAAGGTGGCTTCGAGGAGGCCACTGCCAAAGTCACCGCGTGTGCTCTTTGAACAGCTCTCGCAGACGGCACGCGCGAGCGTCGCAGAGGTCCAGGAGTTCCAGGCTATGTGGCGCAGCCCTGAGATGAAAGCCATCTGGGACCATGTGGATGCGCGGATCAAGCAGAATGGGGGCCAGCTGCTCCAGCCGACGGGGATGTGGGAGCAGGACTACGATGTTCTTCTTGAGGaacttgagaaggaggaacaggcgcaaaaggagcagcagcagagggctaaagaggaggaggaacgCGCCAAGATTCAAGGGGTTGAGGGCGGCTGGAGGACGATCGTGGAGACGTTCACTCGACGAAATCTACCAGGTATTCGGGTGATGGCTCACCAGGACCAGCCCAGGATCACTGTTGTTTCGGTCAAGGCTGGCATGGCATTTCAACTGCAGGCTGTCAATGGAGATGGACATGATATGGTCGATTGGCGGGTTCAGGAACTGGCGGCTCCTGGGAGGCCGAAGACAAAGCTGGAAACGGCGGTTGCAGCTTGTCTGAATGCTCGTCCGCGGCAATGGGATCTTGCATATCTACTG GACATGATAGCCTCCTACTCCGACGTCAAACAGACGCCGTGCGTGAAATGCGGCAAAATGACCGACAACGCCGCGCAACTGCCCTCCGTCCGCAGGCCCAACCCCCTCCAATCGTCCCAAGGCCAACCAGTCCTCTGGGAAGCATACCACCCCACCTGCATCGATCCTCCCCCGTCCTCTCGCCCTACCTTCAGCTAA
- a CDS encoding DNA-dependent ATPase RAD26 has translation MDHSVKNEGDSSAEIEVVETPQRTEGLDPSDTAEVATAPDSKQQEDPSAVTDEVTRLRELQADIRDQDDLERDISRQADRLLMEQADERDKRRLEKTTLEKEKLEAQILKVHQRLSQPVGTSARVRLENELNNLESRNASLENDLKEIQKRIDDRHEGLEAGTQATGTGRMPNESRRDYLIRTGKITPFSRMGTGPNEGPLASLHDALIDAEDERDEDEALEQLKDRSAVSHRNLVRPGFDFDHESTDTSIAQTRPSKRRKLEGDARRKKAAIKQEDSDSIAADEGIEISEDNDESADYVASEDQESLLGDEEEFFPDGKPERPLAHKKGKKPGDEMEDFSGLDDGDERLYQSRLQSWVSRRSAARKRASKALQATEGHESTIDEQASTEEDEWFLPHPTVPDVSYDNGYRLPGDLNPYLFDYQKTGVQWLWELYQQKVGGIIGDEMGLGKTIQAIAFLAGLHYSKKLDRPVIVVCPATVMKQWVNEFHRWWPPFRVSILHTSGSGMVNIRSESSREDALLSQTYSSNSRGITSNQKAARKVVKRVVEEGHVLVTTYSGLQTYSHFLIPVEWGCAILDEGHKIRNPNTSITIHCKELRTPHRIILSGTPMQNNLTELWSLFDFVFPMRLGTLVNFRNQFEFPIRQGGYANASNLQVQTAAKCAETLKDAISPYLLQRFKIDVAADLPKKTEQVLFCKLTKPQRMAYESFLKSEEMESILKGRRQILYGVDILRKICNHPDLQNHKMQSHQSGYGNANKSGKMQVVKSLLELWRDTGHKTLLFAQHRIMLDILEKFVRSLSGFNYRRMDGTTPIQNRQTMVDEFNNDPNIHVFLLTTKVGGLGVNLTGADRVIIYDPDWNPSTDVQARERAWRLGQKRDVSVYRLMTAGTIEEKIYHRQIFKQFLTNKILRDPKQRQTSFQLSDLYDLFALGDEKPGATETSKLFQDAQVTFHGDGDGNTAQPTKAEDVSSDMQAEKNDISKVVGVSSVERYQGESEQPSDQEKGPGGVNSESRIMEGIFARSGVHSALEHDQIVNGKRVVRADPKIIEAEAKRVAAEAAEELRRAGEAARSVPIGTPTWTGQFGVAGRPEERPLPSAFGGRSSTARRTAAGPSSASILANLSARTPSSRSATNSPAPSRSPTGVDFMTMIRDYILSQGGAVYTQMLIDHFNRYCTTPQRSAEFKEMLKTIAVLEKGGRNGRGRWSLKPEFAKVK, from the exons ATGGATCACAGCGTGAAGAACGAAGGGGATAGCTCCGCTGAAATTGAAGTGGTTGAGACACCTCAGAGGACAGAGGGATTAGATCCCTCGGATACAGCTGAGGTGGCGACAGCGCCTGACTCAAAACAGCAAGAGGATCCCTCTGCAGTGACCGACGAAGTAACCCGTCTACGAGAGCTCCAGGCCGATATACGCGATcaggatgatcttgaaagGGACATATCTCGTCAG GCCGACAGGTTGCTCATGGAGCAAGCCGACGAACGCGACAAGAggaggctggagaagactACCCTCGAGAAAGA GAAACTCGAGGCCCAGATTCTCAAAGTCCATCAGCGTCTGTCGCAGCCAGTTGGCACGTCTGCTCGAGTCCGGTTAGAGAACGAGTTGAACAATCTAGAATCTCGCAACGCCTCGCTAGAGAATGACTTGAAAGAAATCCAAAAACGTATTGATGACAGGCATGAAGGTCTCGAAGCAGGCACTCAGGCAACCGGGACAGGACGCATGCCAAATGAATCTCGGAGAGATTATCTTATCCGAACCGGGAAGATAACGCCTTTTTCTAGGATGGGCACAGGTCCAAATGAGGGTCCTCTTGCCAGTCTTCATGACGCTCTGATTGATGCCGAGGATGAAcgtgacgaggacgaggcgtTGGAGCAACTGAAAGATCGCTCAGCTGTTTCACACAGGAATCTCGTCCGACCCGGATTCGATTTTGACCATGAGAGTACTGATACAAGTATCGCACAAACTCGGCCAAGCAAGAGACGAAAGCTGGAGGGTGATGCACGCCGAAAGAAGGCGGCCATCAAGCAAGAGGACTCTGATTCCATAGCAGCAGACGAAGGGATTGAGATCTCTGAAGATAATGACGAGTCGGCAGATTATGTGGCATCTGAAGATCAAGAATCATTGCTGggggacgaagaagaatttTTCCCTGACGGAAAGCCAGAGCGGCCTTTAGCTCAcaaaaaagggaagaagccTGGGGATGAAATGGAAGATTTCAGTGGATTagacgacggcgacgagaGACTTTATCAATCAAGACTGCAGAGCTGGGTTAGTCGGAGAAGCGCCGCTCGGAAGCGTGCTTCTAAGGCGCTACAAGCAACAGAAGGGCATGAGAGTACCATTGATGAGCAGGCCTCGACCGAAGAGGATGAATGGTTTCTGCCTCATCCAACGGTACCAGATGTGTCTTACGACAATGGATATCGCTTACCTGGGGATCTCAATCCTTACTTGTTCGACTACCAAAAAACTGGGGTGCAATGGCTATGGGAGCTATACCAGCAGAAAGTGGGAGGAATCATCGGTGATGAGATGGGGTTGGGGAAAACGATCCAAGCAATAGCTTTCCTAGCTGGACTGCATTACAGCAAGAAACTGGACCGGCCTGTGATTGTGGTATGCCCTGCTACAGTTATGAAGCAGTGGGTCAATGAATTCCATCGCTGGTGGCCACCTTTTCGTGTTTCCATCTTGCACACGTCTGGGAGTGGCATGGTTAATATCCGGAGCGAGAGCAGCAGAGAGGATGCTCTCCTATCTCAGACGTATTCTTCTAATTCGCGGGGAATCACCAGCAACCAGAAGGCAGCAAGGAAGGTTGTTAAGCGTGTGGTGGAAGAGGGCCATGTTCTGGTCACTACCTATTCTGGATTACAAACATACTCTCATTTTCTGATCCCAGTGGAGTGGGGTTGTGCAATTCTTGATGAAGGTCATAAGATTCGAAACCCGAACACTTCTATTACCATCCATTGCAAGGAACTTCGGACTCCACACAGGATCATCCTCTCGGGTACCCCTATGCAGAATAACCTGACCGAGCTTTGGTCACTTTTCGATTTTGTGTTTCCAATGCGCCTTGGAACGTTAGTGAACTTTCGGAACCAATTCGAATTCCCTATCCGGCAAGGTGGATATGCGAATGCTTCTAACCTGCAAGTGCAGACAGCTGCCAAGTGTGCAGAGACGCTCAAGGATGCCATCAGCCCATATCTATTGCAGCGCTTCAAGATCGACGTGGCTGCGGATTTGCCCAAAAAGACCGAGCAGGTGCTCTTTTGCAAGTTGACCAAGCCACAGAGGATGGCATATGAATCGTTCCTGAAATCTGAAGAGATGGAGTCCATCCTCAAGGGACGCAGGCAGATTCTCTATGGAGTTGATATACTGCGTAAAATATGCAATCACCCAGATTTACAGAATCATAAAATGCAATCGCATCAATCAGGCTATGGAAACGCGAACAAGTCTGGCAAGATGCAGGTTGTCAAATCTCTATTGGAGTTGTGGAGAGATACCGGCCATAAAACATTACTTTTTGCCCAGCATCGAATCATGCTGGATATCCTTGAGAAGTTCGTCAGGTCACTGTCTGGGTTCAACTATCGGCGTATGGACGGCACCACACCCATACAGAACCGGCAAACCATGGTTGACGAGTTTAATAATGACCCGAATATACATGTTTTCCTACTCACGACAAAGGTTGGAGGGCTGGGAGTGAATCTCACGGGTGCGGACAGAGTCATCATCTACGATCCGGATTGGAACCCATCGACGGATGTGCAGGCCCGGGAGCGAGCATGGCGATTGGGTCAGAAGCGCGATGTCAGCGTCTACCGCTTAATGACCGCTGGAACAATTGAGGAGAAGATATATCATCGACAGATCTTCAAACAATTCCTTACAAATAAGATTCTCAGAGACCCCAAACAGCGCCAGACTTCCTTTCAGTTGAGCGATTTGTATGACCTATTTGCGCTTGGCGACGAGAAGCCAGGTGCCACGGAGACGAGCAAGCTCTTCCAAGATGCTCAGGTTACATTTCATGGAGACGGTGACGGCAATACTGCACAGCCTACCAAAGCCGAGGACGTCTCATCTGACATGCAGGCCGAAAAGAACGACATCAGCAAAGTAGTGGGTGTCTCGTCCGTGGAGAGATATCAGGGCGAGTCGGAGCAGCCCAGCGATCAGGAGAAAGGGCCTGGAGGAGTTAATTCAGAATCACGCATCATGGAAGGCATTTTCGCTCGCTCTGGCGTACATTCGGCTTTGGAGCACGACCAGATCGTAAACGGCAAACGGGTTGTCCGAGCAGACCCCAAGATCATCGAGGCGGAGGCCAAGAGGGTAGCTGCCGAGGCCGCCGAGGAGCTGCGGCGAGCTGGTGAAGCAGCACGGTCTGTCCCCATTGGGACTCCCACCTGGACAGGTCAATTTGGAGTCGCAGGGAGGCCTGAGGAAAGACCTCTCCCTTCAGCATTTGGTGGACGAAGCAGTACTGCGCGGCGAACGGCGGCCGGCCCCTCGTCAGCGAGCATTCTGGCTAACCTCTCCGCACGGACACCGTCGTCCCGGAGCGCCACGAACAGCCCTGCACCGTCCAGGTCCCCCACTGGCGTGGATTTCATGACGATGATTCGAGACTACATATTGTCGCAGGGTGGAGCCGTTTACACACAGATGCTGATAGACCACTTCAACCGTTACTGTACCACGCCCCAACGATCGGCCGAGTTTAAGGAAATGCTTAAAACAATTGCTGTTCTCGAAAAGGGTGGGCGAAACGGGCGAGGACGATGGTCGCTGAAACCCGAATTCGCCAAGGTGAAATAA